The Bacilli bacterium PM5-9 genomic interval AAGAATTTGAAAATGAGTTCTATGATGACGTCGATTATGATGAATATGATAAATATTATGATTAAGGTGGCGATAGATAATGAAACAAAAGAAAATTCCTTTAAGAAAGTGTTTAGTTACTAGAGAACAATTTCCTAAAAAAGAATTAATTCGTGTTGTAGTTAATAAGGATAAAGAGGTTAATATTGATCTTAGTGGTAAAATGAATGGGCGTGGTGCTTATTTAAAACTTTCTAAAGAAAATATTGAGCTTGCTAAAAAAAGAAGTGTTCTTGAAAAAGAATTTCAAGTAAATGACTTGGATTATATCTATGATGAATTATTGGATTTAGCTGATGAATAGTTGGCTTAATTCATTAAGTCTTGCTCAAAAGGCAAGAAAGGTAGCTCATGGTAAAAATGTTTTAGAAAGCATAAGGTCTAGACAAGCATATTTAGTTTTAGTTGCTAGTGATGCTAGTGCTAATACTAAAAAACAAATGTTTGATAAATCAAGTTATTATAATGTTACTTGTCTTGAAGTTGTTGATTCAATAACATTATCACATGCAGTTGGCAAGGTAGGTAGAATGTATCTTGCGATAACTGATGAAAATTTTGCAAAAATGATTTTAAATAAGTTAAAGGAGGAATAGTATGGCTAAAAAAAGAACAAATAAAAGAAATGAAAAGCAGCTAATTTCAAATATTCCAACTAATATTGAAAAAGAAGATGTACAAGAACAAGGGACGATTAATTATCAAGAAGGTATAACTTTAAATGAGTTGGCTAATAAAGTTGATAAGAATCCTGCCGAAATTATTAAATTATTATTTATGCTTGGGCATATGGCTACAATTAATTCGTCATTAACTGATGAAATGGTTGAATTAATTTGTTTAGAGTATGGTTTAGAAGCTGTTAAACAAGCTGACTCAAGTGAAATAATGTTTGAAAATTATGATATTGTTGATGATGAAAAAGATTTAGTGCCAAGAAGTCCAATTATTACAATTATGGGGCATGTTGATCATGGTAAAACTACTTTATTGGATGCTATTAGAAAAACTAAAGTTATTGATGGTGAGTTTGGTGGAATTACTCAACATATTGGTGCTTATCAAGTTACTCATAATGGACAAGATTTAACATTCTTAGATACACCTGGGCATGAGGCATTTACTGCAATGCGTGCTCGTGGTGCTAGTGTTACTGATATTGTTATTATTGTGGTTGCAGCTGATGATGGGGTTATGCCTCAAACTAAAGAAGCAATTGACCATGCAAAGGTTGCTGGTGTACCAATTGTTGTAGCAATTAATAAAATGGATAAAGAAGGAGCTAATCCTGATCGTGTTATGTCAGAGATGAGTGAATATGGATTAATGCCTGAAGAATGGGGTGGCGATACAATTTATAAGCAAATCGCTGCTAAACCTGGAACAGGAATTACTGATTTATTAGAAACTTTATTAATTGTTTCAGAAATGTTAGAGTTAAAAGCAAATCCAAATAGATATGCTTATGGAACTGTAATTGAAGCAAAACTTGATAAAGGTAAAG includes:
- a CDS encoding putative RNA-binding protein YlxR (DUF448 family) (product_source=COG2740; cath_funfam=3.30.1230.10; cog=COG2740; ko=KO:K07742; pfam=PF04296; superfamily=64376), which encodes MKQKKIPLRKCLVTREQFPKKELIRVVVNKDKEVNIDLSGKMNGRGAYLKLSKENIELAKKRSVLEKEFQVNDLDYIYDELLDLADE
- a CDS encoding ribosomal protein L7Ae-like RNA K-turn-binding protein (product_source=COG1358; cath_funfam=3.30.1330.30; cog=COG1358; pfam=PF01248; superfamily=55315) — protein: MNSWLNSLSLAQKARKVAHGKNVLESIRSRQAYLVLVASDASANTKKQMFDKSSYYNVTCLEVVDSITLSHAVGKVGRMYLAITDENFAKMILNKLKEE